A window of the Panulirus ornatus isolate Po-2019 chromosome 63, ASM3632096v1, whole genome shotgun sequence genome harbors these coding sequences:
- the Fdx1 gene encoding adrenodoxin-like protein 1, mitochondrial, whose protein sequence is MAGRMCIQKSWHILRNNMYISNIKRSMRVVPKKPQQRCLMTTPGLQHGDYEWQDPKSEDEVVNVTYIDRHGNKIPVRGKIGDNVLYLAHRYEIELEGACEASLACSTCHVYVDDDYYDKLPEPLEEEEDMLDLAVFLKDNSRLGCQIILTKELDGITLALPQATRNFYVDGHVPKPH, encoded by the exons ATGGCTGGACGAATGTGTATACAGAAGAGTTGGCACATCCTTagaaacaatatgtatatatctaataTAAAGAGAAGTATGAGAGTCGTTCCAAAGAAACCACAGCAGAGATGTCTCATGACAACCCCAG GTCTCCAGCATGGGGATTATGAATGGCAAGATCCCAAATCAGAGGATGAAGT GGTTAACGTAACATATATAGATCGACATGGTAATAAGATTCCTGTAAGAGGGAAGATTGGTGATAATGTTCTGTATCTCGCTCACCGTTATGAAATTGAATTAGAAG GTGCTTGCGAAGCTTCTTTAGCATGTAGCACATGCCATGTATATGTGGATGACGATTATTATGATAAGTTGCCAGAGCCacttgaagaagaagaggatatgCTTGACTTAGCTGTCTTCTTGAAGGATAATTCCAGACTTG GTTGCCAGATTATCCTGACCAAAGAGCTTGATGGTATTACACTTGCATTACCTCAAGCTACAAGAAATTTTTATGTAGATGGTcatgttcccaaaccacactAG